From a single Nicotiana tomentosiformis chromosome 2, ASM39032v3, whole genome shotgun sequence genomic region:
- the LOC104105392 gene encoding barley B recombinant-like protein D isoform X1, whose protein sequence is MMDHNNFTIKTYMAIMAERDAAIRERNMALEERKRAFAERDMAMLQRDAALAERNAAIQERDDAIAALRLGESSINDNNVVPDSPGNDTESGAKHIYNQQQMHKTIAEAAHGSTEDPTAGYLKGTDTSEAKNPKKVRRPKESRHNKQAKIPRQGKIGAESLNMHVISTSSDDWVNLQELDSDKEGDMQLTSWKDNLGLNQINFDESAMPVPVCSCTGTPQPCYKWGHGGWQSACCTTTISMYPLPQISNKRYSRVGGRKMSGGAFSKLLNRLAGQGYDLSVPLDLKDHWAKHGTNRYSTLK, encoded by the exons ATGATG GACCACAATAACTTTACTATAAAGACTTACATGGCCATCATGGCCGAGAGGGATGCTGCCATCCGCGAACGGAATATGGCACTAGAGGAGAGAAAGAGGGCTTTTGCAGAGCGAGACATGGCAATGCTTCAGAGGGATGCAGCTCTTGCAGAGCGTAATGCTGCGATACAAGAAAGAGACGATGCCATTGCTGCTCTTCGATTAGGGGAGAGCTCTATAAATGACAACAATGTGGTTCCAGATTCACCAGGAAATGACACTGAAAGTGGTGCAAAGCACATTTATAACCAACAGCAAATGCATAAAACCATAGCTGAAGCAGCTCATGGTTCAACGGAAGATCCCACAGCTGGCTACTTGAAAGGCACGGATACTTCTGAAGCAAAGAATCCTAAAAAGGTCAGGCGACCTAAAGAGAGCAGACACAATAAGCAAGCCAAGATACCAAGGCAGGGTAAAATTGGCGCAGAAAGTTTGAATATGCATGTCATTTCTACATCATCAGATGATTGGGTAAATCTGCAAGAGTTGGATAGTGATAAGGAGGGAGATATGCAGCTCACATCATGGAAAGATAACTTGGGTTTGAACCAAATCAATTTTGATGAGTCTGCCATGCCAGTGCCAGTTTGCTCCTGTACTGGGACTCCACAGCCATGCTACAAATGGGGTCATGGTGGGTGGCAATCAGCCTGCTGCACAACTACCATATCTATGTACCCGTTACCTCAAATATCAAACAAACGCTATTCCCGGGTGGGTGGCAGAAAGATGAGTGGTGGTGCCTTCAGTAAATTGCTTAATCGCCTTGCTGGTCAAGGTTATGACCTGTCTGTTCCACTTGACCTTAAGGATCATTGGGCTAAACATGGTACAAACCGCTACAGCACATTAAAATAG
- the LOC104105392 gene encoding barley B recombinant-like protein D isoform X2, which translates to MAIMAERDAAIRERNMALEERKRAFAERDMAMLQRDAALAERNAAIQERDDAIAALRLGESSINDNNVVPDSPGNDTESGAKHIYNQQQMHKTIAEAAHGSTEDPTAGYLKGTDTSEAKNPKKVRRPKESRHNKQAKIPRQGKIGAESLNMHVISTSSDDWVNLQELDSDKEGDMQLTSWKDNLGLNQINFDESAMPVPVCSCTGTPQPCYKWGHGGWQSACCTTTISMYPLPQISNKRYSRVGGRKMSGGAFSKLLNRLAGQGYDLSVPLDLKDHWAKHGTNRYSTLK; encoded by the coding sequence ATGGCCATCATGGCCGAGAGGGATGCTGCCATCCGCGAACGGAATATGGCACTAGAGGAGAGAAAGAGGGCTTTTGCAGAGCGAGACATGGCAATGCTTCAGAGGGATGCAGCTCTTGCAGAGCGTAATGCTGCGATACAAGAAAGAGACGATGCCATTGCTGCTCTTCGATTAGGGGAGAGCTCTATAAATGACAACAATGTGGTTCCAGATTCACCAGGAAATGACACTGAAAGTGGTGCAAAGCACATTTATAACCAACAGCAAATGCATAAAACCATAGCTGAAGCAGCTCATGGTTCAACGGAAGATCCCACAGCTGGCTACTTGAAAGGCACGGATACTTCTGAAGCAAAGAATCCTAAAAAGGTCAGGCGACCTAAAGAGAGCAGACACAATAAGCAAGCCAAGATACCAAGGCAGGGTAAAATTGGCGCAGAAAGTTTGAATATGCATGTCATTTCTACATCATCAGATGATTGGGTAAATCTGCAAGAGTTGGATAGTGATAAGGAGGGAGATATGCAGCTCACATCATGGAAAGATAACTTGGGTTTGAACCAAATCAATTTTGATGAGTCTGCCATGCCAGTGCCAGTTTGCTCCTGTACTGGGACTCCACAGCCATGCTACAAATGGGGTCATGGTGGGTGGCAATCAGCCTGCTGCACAACTACCATATCTATGTACCCGTTACCTCAAATATCAAACAAACGCTATTCCCGGGTGGGTGGCAGAAAGATGAGTGGTGGTGCCTTCAGTAAATTGCTTAATCGCCTTGCTGGTCAAGGTTATGACCTGTCTGTTCCACTTGACCTTAAGGATCATTGGGCTAAACATGGTACAAACCGCTACAGCACATTAAAATAG